The following are from one region of the Maribacter aquivivus genome:
- a CDS encoding YeeE/YedE family protein, which produces MNLLYDPWPWYVAGPLIALTMFILLYVGKQFGMSSNLRTMCSIGGAGKYSDFFKFDWRAQRWNLVVVVGAVIGGFIASQFMSDNTVKINPEVAQQLSTDYGIESAGEAYLPTELFASEHLTDPFVLAILIIGGFMVGFGARYAGGCTSGHAISGLSNLQLPSLIAVIGFFIGGLVMIHLLFPLIFS; this is translated from the coding sequence ATGAATTTACTATATGACCCATGGCCATGGTATGTGGCCGGACCTTTAATTGCCCTAACGATGTTTATTCTACTTTATGTAGGAAAACAATTTGGAATGTCTTCTAACCTTAGAACCATGTGTTCTATTGGTGGTGCTGGCAAATACTCAGATTTCTTCAAGTTTGATTGGCGAGCTCAACGGTGGAATTTGGTTGTTGTAGTTGGTGCTGTAATTGGCGGCTTTATCGCTTCCCAATTTATGTCTGATAATACAGTGAAAATTAATCCTGAAGTTGCTCAACAACTTTCTACCGATTACGGAATTGAAAGTGCCGGAGAAGCTTATTTACCAACTGAACTTTTTGCTTCTGAACATCTTACAGACCCATTTGTATTGGCAATTTTAATTATTGGCGGATTCATGGTGGGCTTTGGTGCTCGTTATGCCGGTGGTTGCACCAGTGGTCATGCCATATCTGGACTCAGTAATTTACAACTACCCTCACTTATTGCCGTAATTGGTTTCTTTATTGGTGGCTTGGTTATGATTCACCTTTTATTCCCCCTAATATTCAGTTAA
- a CDS encoding AAA family ATPase, with the protein MDKELQRIADEVEMLSGKLKALKQEIGKVIIGQEETVSQLLITFLAGGHALLEGVPGLAKTLMIRTLANAIDLKFKRIQFTPDLMPSDIIGTEILEEDHTTGKKFFKFNKGPIFSNIILADEINRTPPKTQAALLEAMQEFEVTYGDKTYPLDKPFFILATQNPIEQSGTFVLPEAQQDRFLLYIKIGYPTKQDEEAILKATTGTFKKKLNKVISGEDIVRLQQLVREISISDALITFVSDIIRATRPETTTDSYVKDWVDWGAGPRAGQAMILTAKANALLEGRLAVTLNDIKSVALPVLRHRVLVNFRAEAEGITSDKVASHLLNTIEVKGK; encoded by the coding sequence ATGGATAAAGAATTACAGCGCATAGCAGATGAGGTAGAAATGCTTTCAGGTAAGTTGAAAGCCTTAAAACAAGAAATAGGAAAAGTAATTATAGGTCAAGAAGAGACAGTCTCTCAATTACTAATTACATTTTTGGCTGGTGGTCATGCTTTGTTAGAAGGTGTACCTGGCTTGGCAAAAACCTTAATGATCAGAACTTTGGCGAATGCCATCGATTTAAAGTTTAAGCGTATTCAGTTTACGCCAGATTTAATGCCTTCGGATATTATTGGGACAGAGATTTTAGAAGAAGACCATACCACGGGCAAAAAGTTCTTTAAATTCAATAAGGGTCCTATTTTTTCCAATATTATTTTGGCTGATGAAATTAACCGTACACCACCAAAAACACAGGCAGCGTTATTAGAGGCAATGCAAGAATTTGAAGTAACCTATGGCGATAAAACGTATCCCTTAGATAAACCGTTCTTTATTCTAGCAACTCAAAACCCTATAGAACAATCAGGAACCTTTGTATTACCAGAAGCACAACAAGATCGTTTTTTACTGTATATCAAAATAGGATATCCAACCAAGCAAGATGAAGAAGCAATCTTAAAAGCTACTACAGGAACCTTTAAAAAGAAACTGAATAAAGTAATTTCTGGAGAAGATATAGTGCGTTTACAACAGCTTGTTCGTGAAATTTCTATAAGCGATGCACTCATCACTTTTGTAAGTGATATCATTCGCGCTACTCGACCGGAAACTACAACAGATTCTTATGTGAAAGACTGGGTAGATTGGGGAGCGGGTCCGCGTGCAGGTCAAGCTATGATCTTAACGGCAAAGGCTAACGCTCTATTAGAAGGTAGGTTAGCGGTAACCTTAAATGATATTAAAAGTGTGGCATTGCCAGTACTTCGCCATAGGGTGTTGGTCAATTTTAGAGCAGAAGCAGAAGGTATTACTTCAGATAAAGTTGCTAGTCATTTATTAAATACTATAGAAGTAAAAGGTAAATAA
- a CDS encoding BatA domain-containing protein, whose product MSFAQPSYLWALLGLLVPIAIHLWSKKEAKTIKIGSVQLLSESKSRQSSSIQLNEWWLLLLRMAIISLITLVMAKPQWQSKVNNSKLTYIVEPEFAKNEKFMARFNDLQADQEIRLLQSGLPINNIEYTNSEDFRSADYWSLASEMDALQTDSIIVFSNGYAKGLKGARPETNHDINWIVLDSTQIVEMPLLAYQKEKNIILFTANNSPVASKIATKNIELGDVYQLTSNGDSLQVLSSNSNSTKIPLIQQPALEVSLIYADSLSADKRYITAALAALSTYLNREIKVESSLDNEVLKNKESDLTIWLSTKPALVSARKKLVFKNDTISNALIIKGEDENTFYITERITTENAVSGRLTENLLSILDVNKEVKELQAKADIRSVTEADLKTNFIENKASKTHKASWSLNPYLWVVLLVLLIVERFVAYKRTQ is encoded by the coding sequence ATGTCATTCGCACAACCTTCGTATTTATGGGCTTTATTGGGACTTTTAGTTCCAATAGCTATCCATTTATGGAGTAAGAAAGAAGCGAAAACTATAAAGATTGGTAGCGTGCAATTGTTATCAGAATCAAAATCGAGACAATCCAGCAGCATTCAATTAAACGAATGGTGGTTGTTGCTATTGCGTATGGCGATTATTTCGCTGATTACTTTGGTCATGGCAAAACCGCAATGGCAATCCAAAGTGAACAACAGCAAACTGACTTATATTGTTGAACCTGAATTTGCAAAGAATGAAAAATTCATGGCTCGTTTTAATGATTTGCAGGCAGATCAAGAAATAAGACTTTTACAATCAGGGTTACCCATAAACAATATTGAATATACTAATTCAGAAGATTTTAGAAGTGCAGATTACTGGTCGCTAGCATCAGAAATGGATGCTTTACAAACAGATAGTATTATTGTTTTTAGCAACGGATATGCAAAAGGACTAAAAGGAGCTAGACCCGAAACGAATCATGATATCAACTGGATTGTTTTGGATTCGACACAAATTGTTGAGATGCCTTTATTAGCATATCAGAAAGAGAAAAATATAATATTATTTACAGCCAATAACAGTCCGGTAGCTTCAAAAATAGCAACGAAGAATATTGAATTAGGAGATGTATACCAATTGACATCTAATGGCGATAGTTTACAGGTTTTAAGTTCAAACTCAAATTCAACAAAAATCCCTTTAATTCAACAACCTGCTCTAGAAGTTTCTTTGATTTATGCAGATAGTCTAAGTGCCGATAAAAGGTATATAACAGCAGCATTGGCAGCTTTATCAACGTATTTGAATAGAGAAATAAAAGTCGAAAGTTCCTTAGATAACGAAGTATTGAAGAATAAAGAAAGTGATCTAACGATTTGGTTGAGTACTAAACCTGCTTTAGTTTCAGCTCGAAAAAAACTTGTATTTAAGAACGACACCATTTCTAATGCGCTGATAATAAAAGGGGAAGATGAAAATACATTTTATATAACAGAAAGAATAACCACAGAAAATGCGGTATCTGGGAGATTAACAGAGAACCTACTTAGTATTTTAGATGTCAATAAAGAAGTGAAAGAGCTACAGGCTAAAGCAGATATTCGCTCAGTCACAGAAGCAGACTTAAAAACTAATTTCATAGAAAATAAAGCATCTAAAACTCACAAAGCCAGCTGGAGTTTGAATCCGTATTTATGGGTTGTTCTTTTGGTGTTATTAATTGTAGAACGCTTTGTAGCTTATAAACGAACACAGTAA
- a CDS encoding TldD/PmbA family protein, translating to MAIYTKEEARKILEKALSFSKADTCEINLSGYNSGNIRYARNTVSTSGFSSNQSLAVQSSFGKKSGTATIDEFDDASLEKVVRRAEELANLSPENPEFMEPLGPQMYDESISFSEATANITPEYRAEVASSSIVPADAKDVTAAGFLNDSAGFSAMINSKGLFAYNQSTDVDFTVTMRTNDGTGSGWVSRDFNDVTKFDADEAAKTAIDKAVLSREAKAIEPGKYTVILEPAASSDLLRNMFRSLDARSADEGRSFMSGKDGANKLGEKIVDERVNIWSDPLNPEVPTATWNGEGQPLKKTTWLENGAVKNLAYDRFWAKEKGVDPVPFPTNVIMAGGDASLEDLIKSTKKGILVTRLWYIRSVDPQTLLYTGLTRDGTFYIENGKIKYPVKNFRFNESPIIMLNNLETLGKQVRINGNLIPYMKVRDFTFTSLSDAV from the coding sequence ATGGCAATTTATACAAAAGAAGAAGCAAGAAAAATATTGGAGAAAGCATTGAGCTTTTCCAAAGCCGATACCTGTGAGATTAATTTAAGCGGTTATAATAGCGGTAATATTAGATATGCACGTAATACGGTATCAACATCAGGTTTTAGTTCCAATCAAAGTTTGGCTGTACAGTCTAGCTTTGGTAAAAAATCTGGTACGGCAACTATTGACGAATTCGATGATGCATCGTTAGAAAAAGTGGTAAGAAGAGCTGAGGAATTGGCAAACCTTTCACCAGAGAATCCAGAATTTATGGAGCCTTTGGGTCCACAGATGTACGATGAATCTATTAGTTTTAGTGAAGCAACAGCTAACATAACCCCAGAATACAGGGCAGAAGTAGCTAGTAGTAGTATTGTTCCAGCAGATGCAAAAGATGTAACTGCAGCAGGATTTTTAAATGATTCTGCCGGTTTTAGTGCTATGATCAATTCAAAAGGATTGTTCGCATATAATCAATCTACCGATGTAGATTTTACAGTAACCATGCGTACTAATGATGGTACAGGTTCTGGTTGGGTTTCTAGAGATTTTAATGATGTAACAAAATTTGATGCTGACGAAGCTGCTAAAACTGCGATTGACAAGGCGGTATTGTCTAGAGAGGCAAAAGCTATTGAACCAGGTAAATACACGGTTATTTTAGAACCTGCTGCTTCTTCAGATTTGTTACGTAATATGTTTAGGTCTTTAGATGCACGTTCTGCAGATGAGGGTAGAAGTTTTATGTCTGGTAAAGATGGAGCTAATAAATTAGGAGAAAAGATTGTAGATGAGCGTGTAAATATTTGGTCAGACCCACTGAATCCAGAAGTGCCGACAGCTACTTGGAATGGAGAAGGACAACCGCTAAAGAAAACAACTTGGTTAGAAAATGGAGCGGTTAAAAATTTAGCTTACGATCGTTTTTGGGCAAAAGAAAAAGGAGTTGATCCTGTTCCTTTCCCAACCAATGTTATCATGGCTGGTGGTGATGCTAGTTTAGAAGATCTAATCAAGAGTACTAAAAAAGGAATTCTAGTAACTAGACTTTGGTACATAAGGAGCGTAGATCCACAAACCTTACTGTATACAGGACTAACTAGAGATGGAACGTTCTATATCGAAAACGGAAAAATTAAATATCCTGTAAAAAACTTCAGGTTTAATGAGAGTCCTATAATCATGTTAAACAATTTAGAAACGCTTGGTAAACAGGTGCGTATCAATGGTAATTTAATACCATATATGAAAGTTCGCGACTTTACGTTCACCAGTCTTTCTGATGCGGTATAG
- a CDS encoding DUF4159 domain-containing protein — MNNEFFFTRLQYESGDWDVDQRMPSNLLNSLVEYTTLKVNTQEKIITLASDDIFKSPFCYISGHKLVEFTKKEKENFEKYVRNGGFVFADDCNHDIDGLFAKSFERQMEEIFGPSELKKIPNDHEIYSIFFDFEDGPPTTSQELNGWGDDLVHDYLKAIEVNGRIGVLYSNKDYGCEWDYDFRNKRWYKIDNTRFGVNIVLYALTS; from the coding sequence TTGAACAACGAATTTTTCTTTACTAGGTTACAGTATGAATCCGGCGATTGGGATGTAGATCAGCGTATGCCTTCCAACTTGTTGAATTCTTTGGTTGAGTATACTACTTTGAAAGTAAATACTCAAGAAAAGATAATAACCTTGGCAAGCGATGATATTTTCAAGAGTCCGTTTTGTTATATCTCCGGACATAAATTGGTGGAGTTTACCAAGAAGGAAAAAGAGAATTTCGAAAAATATGTTCGCAATGGCGGTTTCGTATTTGCCGATGATTGCAATCATGATATTGATGGTCTTTTTGCAAAGTCTTTTGAAAGGCAGATGGAGGAAATATTTGGTCCGTCCGAATTAAAAAAGATACCCAACGATCACGAAATCTATTCTATTTTCTTCGATTTTGAAGACGGTCCGCCCACCACATCACAAGAGCTGAACGGCTGGGGCGATGATTTGGTCCATGATTATTTAAAGGCAATAGAAGTTAACGGTAGAATAGGAGTCTTATATAGTAATAAGGATTATGGTTGCGAGTGGGATTATGATTTTAGAAACAAGCGTTGGTATAAAATAGACAATACACGGTTTGGGGTCAACATAGTATTATATGCCCTTACCTCATAA
- a CDS encoding tryptophan-rich sensory protein produces the protein MKFHRRWQILSYAEAVLYAVGIVVLFYLVSKNLWVGILSFVVSMVIILVIKKPWKHSLATTGNYIDTHIDEASFSTGLLLQPEDSLSNLAKLQRYKVSEELTKRLGAIQPPNKLKQAVLVMLGLVLLGVVVQKLDLFKSVESVLRNSANETQIQFVATDSISDKSVIPKIFSQDISVTYPSYTRKGTIVVSNPNIKAIAGATVQWLLEFDNPVQEVYLDRMGELIPLQKGEKGYRIQQVVSESGFYNFKFKNEEGIEFTSDLFSLEAIPDNPPEIEILGLEQYTYFDFSDTKIVELQSAITDDYGIDEAYIIATVSKGSGESVKFREEKLNFKETISKGVKSVKATKTLDLNALKMELGDELYFYIEAFDEKQPKRNVARSETYFAVIKDTVSEQFGVEGTLGVDQMPDYFRSQRQLIIDTEKLIKDKPSITSKEFKSRSNELGFDQKALRLKYGQFMGDESEMEEAPAEIKSDEQGEDHDHAEDQENILKEYSHDHDGDNEHNLVAAEKAEEAEDPLHDYLHNHDDPEESTLFEESLKTKLRKALNIMWDAELHLRLNEPEKSLPFQYDALTLIQEIKNSARIYVHRIGFDPPPIKEENRLTGTIKDIENYRKNETKEVENPFEALENAVARLEQLIQQESTFNEADNALFTAAGNELGQLAIVNPSKYLQVLQGLKRIENNTGRTMNNYKFVQKGLLSALPKTPQIPGAKKEYIDEINSLFLKQLEVYD, from the coding sequence ATGAAATTTCACAGGCGTTGGCAAATCTTGTCATACGCAGAAGCTGTTTTGTATGCTGTTGGCATTGTCGTTCTTTTCTATTTAGTATCTAAAAATCTATGGGTTGGTATTTTAAGCTTTGTAGTTTCAATGGTTATAATTCTAGTAATAAAGAAGCCTTGGAAACATAGTTTAGCTACCACGGGCAATTATATAGATACACATATAGATGAGGCGTCTTTTAGTACAGGTTTGTTACTACAACCAGAAGATTCATTATCGAATCTTGCCAAGTTACAACGCTATAAAGTATCTGAAGAGCTTACTAAAAGACTTGGTGCTATACAACCGCCAAACAAATTGAAACAGGCGGTACTAGTTATGCTAGGGTTGGTATTACTTGGAGTTGTGGTTCAGAAATTAGACTTGTTTAAAAGCGTAGAAAGTGTTTTAAGAAATTCTGCTAATGAAACACAAATTCAGTTTGTCGCAACTGATAGTATTAGTGATAAGTCCGTCATTCCAAAAATTTTCAGTCAAGATATTAGTGTTACATATCCGTCTTATACACGAAAAGGAACCATTGTGGTAAGCAACCCAAATATTAAGGCAATTGCTGGCGCTACGGTTCAGTGGTTGTTGGAATTTGATAATCCTGTTCAAGAGGTCTACCTAGACCGAATGGGGGAACTAATTCCGTTGCAAAAAGGCGAAAAGGGGTATCGTATACAGCAAGTAGTATCAGAATCAGGCTTCTACAATTTTAAATTTAAGAATGAAGAAGGCATTGAATTTACGTCAGATTTATTCTCGTTGGAAGCAATACCCGATAATCCGCCAGAAATTGAGATTTTAGGATTAGAACAATACACCTATTTTGATTTTTCAGATACAAAGATTGTCGAACTACAAAGTGCAATTACGGATGATTACGGAATTGACGAAGCCTATATCATAGCCACCGTGAGTAAGGGATCGGGAGAATCGGTGAAGTTTAGGGAAGAGAAATTGAATTTCAAGGAAACTATTTCGAAAGGTGTAAAATCGGTGAAGGCTACGAAAACACTAGATTTAAATGCCTTAAAGATGGAATTGGGTGACGAGCTCTATTTTTACATTGAAGCCTTTGATGAAAAACAACCCAAGCGAAATGTGGCGCGTAGCGAAACGTATTTCGCAGTTATAAAAGATACCGTGAGTGAGCAATTTGGCGTAGAAGGGACTTTGGGCGTTGACCAAATGCCCGATTATTTTAGAAGTCAACGCCAGCTGATTATTGATACCGAGAAGTTAATAAAAGATAAGCCAAGCATTACAAGCAAAGAATTTAAGTCCAGAAGTAATGAACTGGGGTTTGACCAAAAAGCACTGCGTTTGAAGTATGGTCAGTTTATGGGAGATGAATCTGAAATGGAAGAAGCTCCGGCTGAGATCAAAAGTGATGAACAAGGTGAGGATCATGATCATGCTGAAGATCAAGAAAATATCTTAAAAGAATATTCGCACGACCATGATGGTGATAATGAGCATAATTTGGTTGCGGCTGAAAAAGCAGAAGAGGCAGAAGACCCTTTGCACGACTACCTTCATAATCATGATGACCCAGAAGAATCTACCTTATTTGAAGAATCGTTGAAGACAAAATTGCGAAAAGCTTTGAATATCATGTGGGATGCCGAATTGCATTTACGATTAAATGAACCAGAAAAATCATTGCCATTTCAATATGATGCACTGACCCTTATTCAAGAAATAAAAAACAGTGCCCGTATTTATGTACATAGAATTGGTTTTGACCCACCGCCAATTAAAGAAGAAAATAGGCTTACTGGCACTATAAAGGATATTGAGAATTATCGAAAGAACGAAACCAAAGAGGTGGAAAATCCTTTTGAAGCATTAGAGAATGCTGTTGCTCGTTTAGAACAGTTAATACAGCAAGAAAGCACTTTTAATGAGGCTGATAATGCACTTTTCACTGCTGCAGGCAATGAATTGGGGCAATTAGCAATAGTTAACCCAAGTAAGTATTTACAAGTCTTACAAGGCTTAAAACGTATTGAGAATAATACGGGGCGAACAATGAATAATTATAAATTCGTTCAAAAGGGATTGTTATCAGCATTACCGAAAACACCGCAAATACCAGGAGCTAAAAAAGAGTATATAGACGAAATCAATTCATTGTTTCTTAAACAACTAGAGGTGTATGATTGA
- a CDS encoding DUF58 domain-containing protein, which yields MAKQDYHDLLKPEIINTVSGLSLISRIVVEGFTSGLNRSASVGPGMEFSQYRGYEPGDDLRLLDWKMLARSGRYYIKQSEIESQVIIKFIVDASASMLHKEDTLSKMDFTRVLIATLAYMAQKQGDSVGLFALNENDVVSIYPKADKKHYNRLLLELINLSNTGKWPETHISNKRIPNRGGKELIFFLTDMYETGEEISKFIKGLKSARNEVVVLQIMGSAEMDFDYGSNITFEDLETGARVKVDTEKSKTEYLAALESRLKKVKDELLSNGIDHYVFRMDAHLGEALQLFLKQRKRLG from the coding sequence ATGGCAAAACAAGACTATCACGATTTATTAAAACCAGAAATCATCAATACCGTTTCGGGACTATCATTGATATCCAGAATTGTGGTTGAGGGGTTTACTTCTGGATTAAATAGAAGTGCCAGTGTTGGTCCGGGAATGGAGTTTAGTCAATACCGTGGCTATGAACCAGGAGATGATCTACGGTTGCTAGATTGGAAAATGTTGGCGCGTTCCGGTAGATATTATATCAAGCAATCTGAAATTGAAAGTCAGGTAATCATAAAATTCATCGTAGATGCCAGCGCATCGATGTTACATAAAGAAGATACCTTGTCTAAAATGGATTTTACCCGTGTACTAATAGCTACATTAGCTTACATGGCACAAAAGCAGGGTGATTCTGTTGGTCTTTTCGCACTCAATGAAAATGATGTGGTCAGTATTTACCCTAAGGCAGATAAAAAGCATTACAATCGCTTATTGCTAGAACTCATCAACCTTTCAAATACTGGTAAATGGCCAGAAACCCATATTTCAAATAAACGCATACCAAATAGAGGGGGAAAAGAATTGATATTTTTCTTGACGGATATGTATGAAACGGGTGAGGAGATTTCAAAGTTTATTAAAGGATTAAAATCTGCGAGAAATGAAGTGGTCGTACTTCAAATTATGGGCTCTGCAGAAATGGATTTCGATTACGGTTCGAATATCACTTTTGAAGATTTGGAAACAGGAGCACGAGTAAAAGTAGATACCGAAAAATCTAAAACAGAATATTTGGCTGCTCTTGAAAGCAGATTGAAAAAGGTCAAAGACGAATTGCTTTCGAACGGAATTGATCATTATGTCTTTCGTATGGATGCACATTTGGGTGAAGCATTACAATTATTTTTAAAACAACGTAAAAGACTCGGTTAA
- a CDS encoding DUF6691 family protein, which translates to MKYISYLTIGIFFGIIMYKSEAASWFRIYEMFQFGSFHMYGIIGSALVIGVIGVQIIKKYKIKAIGGNEMNLHPKTKSVARYLIGGIIFGLGWALAGACPGPMYVLVGAGYSSILVVIGGALLGTFVYGLVKNKLPH; encoded by the coding sequence ATGAAATATATAAGTTATTTAACCATAGGTATCTTTTTCGGTATCATCATGTATAAATCTGAAGCAGCATCGTGGTTTCGCATTTATGAGATGTTTCAATTTGGATCTTTCCACATGTATGGTATCATAGGCTCTGCACTTGTTATCGGTGTCATTGGTGTTCAAATCATCAAAAAATATAAGATTAAGGCGATTGGTGGTAATGAGATGAATTTACATCCAAAGACCAAAAGTGTTGCCCGTTATTTAATTGGCGGTATTATTTTCGGATTAGGCTGGGCGTTGGCAGGTGCTTGCCCCGGACCAATGTATGTGCTTGTTGGTGCAGGCTACTCCTCTATTCTTGTTGTTATTGGTGGAGCGCTTTTAGGCACTTTCGTGTACGGATTAGTAAAAAATAAATTACCCCACTAA